A window of Rhinatrema bivittatum chromosome 2, aRhiBiv1.1, whole genome shotgun sequence contains these coding sequences:
- the WIPF3 gene encoding WAS/WASL-interacting protein family member 3, translating to MPVPPPPPPPPLLTSGGPGPPPPPPPPSYSLASADPPEVKYEEQKGRNALLADIQKGARLKKVTQIKDRSAPQIEGSKGPVRDGGGGGSGAGNVRNAATQSLGGLFAGGFPVLRPTGQRENAVNKPALQSSGIRATGPRFPDPLLSNAKAGSNSVNSANPSRSAAPSEAPSSTLRPVPPWSCVTPPPPPPPTTSKPLLAVQDALPLPPFVDRSTKMTSQVPLYPLPPPLPPPASQSDRALKFHEAPALPPPPPRPAPPCGLPNRVTEFSSTSFPQPTSRDPPSLTTTSTPSTIFCPQVLPAASTSSSC from the exons GCCAGTGCCGATCCCCCTGAAGTAAAGTATGAGGAGCAAAAAGGCCGGAATGCACTGTTGGCTGATATCCAGAAAGGAGCTCGCTTGAAAAAAGTAACTCAGATCAAAGATCGAAGTGCTCCGCAGATTGAAG GTTCCAAAGGACCTGTAAGAGatggtggtggaggtggaagtGGTGCTGGAAATGTCAGAAATGCTGCCACCCAGTCTTTGGGGGGTTTATTTGCCGGTGGTTTTCCAGTCCTGAGACCCACAGGTCAAAGAGAGAATGCAG tcaataAACCAGCCCTCCAGTCTAGTGGAATCCGAGCAACTGGCCCAAGGTTTCCTGACCCATTACTCAGTAATGCTAAAGCAGGAAGCAACAGCGTTAATTCAGCAAATCCTTCTCGATCGGCGGCTCCTTCAGAAGCACCCAGCAGCACTCTGCGGCCTGTACCGCCTTGGTCCTGtgtgactcctccccctcctcccccgcctaCTACCAGCAAACCTCTGCTGGCCGTCCAGGACGCTCTGCCTCTCCCCCCTTTTGTGGACAGGTCTACAAAAATGACTTCCCAGGTCCCCCTCTATCCGCTGCCTCCACCACTTCCGCCTCCCGCATCGCAGAGCGACAGAGCCTTAAAGTTTCACGAGGCCCCTGCActtccaccacctcctccccgTCCCGCACCACCTTGTGGACTTCCCAACAGGGTGACAGAGTTTTCCAGCACTTCCTTCCCGCAGCCCACTTCCAGggaccccccctccctcaccaccacctccaccccctccaccaTTTTCTGTCCGCAAGTCCTTCCTGCAGCCTCCACCTCCTCCAGCTGTTAG